In Clostridia bacterium, the genomic stretch GCCGCGGCGGAGCGCCTCATGAAAGCGCTTCGCGGCTGTGAAGGCCGCAGCAACCGCGAGCTTTCCGCCCTGACCGACAAGGTCAACGCCCTCGCCGACGACGTCGACAGAAGAACGGACTGAGGGTAAACAACTTTCGATATAACACAAAAGCCATCCGTTGCGGATGGCTTTTTGATATAGACAAGTATTATCCTTTCCCTTGCGTATTATCAATAATACTCTTACCACAATTCCAACATACGGATTTACTCACTCGTTGAATCTTACCGCAATTCGGACAAGTAATCCAATCATTCAAAATGCCAATAGATTGATTATCGGTTTTAATAGTCGAATCATTTGTATTATCATCGTCACCTAGTTTTGAAAGACTTTTCCCACAATTTCCACAGAATGATTCGCTCTCTTGTCGGAGTTTTCCGCAATTTGGGCAGACTACCCAGCCGCCCATATAACTTCCCTGCTTATCATCAGTTTTTTCGTTTGTTTTTTTCTCGATAATTCTACAGTTATACTCTTTTAAGCACTCATCGCACACATATTTTTCTGCTTCTGCCATCTTGTCGCTCGTATGCACAACATGGTACAATGTTTCTCTTTTTCTATTGCATATATCACAGTATTCTTTTGCTTTCACCTCTTTGCCGAAGACTTTACCAGTTGAAACCTGCTTTGCATTACTATTATTGGCAGTTTTTAATCCTTGAAGATAATTCTGGACTGCTTTATCACTGTAATCATTCTTTATAGCAACAAACAGCATAATACCAGCAATAAGAAGCAGCAAACCCGATATTATCGCTCCCGCCCCCAAATGTGCTATATTATTATATTCAGAAACAGCGACAATAGATAGATTTAGAATTAAGACCATTATACCCGAACATAGATTCCCGACTGCTAACCACTTGTTTTTTTGCTGTTTCTTTTCTTCGACTATTAGAGCAAGCGAAGAGAAAAATAAACTAACAGTTTCAAGCAACGAAACCCAAGCAAATATTGATGCGAGCTCACCATAAGTTACTCCTTCTTCTTTGATCGCATTAAACAAATCAAATGCT encodes the following:
- a CDS encoding zinc ribbon domain-containing protein, whose product is MNRRNAGIICAIMSASAFCCFFGPFISTSLSGVRIANISGFELAFDLFNAIKEEGVTYGELASIFAWVSLLETVSLFFSSLALIVEEKKQQKNKWLAVGNLCSGIMVLILNLSIVAVSEYNNIAHLGAGAIISGLLLLIAGIMLFVAIKNDYSDKAVQNYLQGLKTANNSNAKQVSTGKVFGKEVKAKEYCDICNRKRETLYHVVHTSDKMAEAEKYVCDECLKEYNCRIIEKKTNEKTDDKQGSYMGGWVVCPNCGKLRQESESFCGNCGKSLSKLGDDDNTNDSTIKTDNQSIGILNDWITCPNCGKIQRVSKSVCWNCGKSIIDNTQGKG